ATTACCCCTATGTTTGCCGGTCTGAAATTTAGATGGCATCAATCTTCAAAACTGATAGAATAGCAGGGAAGAAGTTATCAGGTGCATGCTTCTTATAATGTGTGGCTGGAAAGTCTGTGGCTTCATGGGGGTtgggttgggggggggggggggggtgctgGTGGTGCTAATTGCAGACCCATTCTTTTGCTCCTAAATCCTAATGTCCGATTATTAATACGGTTAGTCTAGCAGTTGACTTTTGGGTACTCCAGACTCTCATAAACAAGGCTTGTTTTGATAACAAGTAGATTAGGTCTACAGCTGAGATCATATGTTATATGTTGCATGTGTTCGTCTCTGTCAAGGCTTCACAACGACGAAAATAAACAGGCAGTGTTGAGTGCTTCTACTTTTATCGTGCAGACTGAAGCATTGGGTGAACACTCCCGGGTGACTCATGGACATGATGCAAGGGAAACGCTTATGCTCAGGATAACTCATGGAAGCGATGCTGATGGGACGTCTATCATGCTGTCTCCATGATGCTGCTATGGAACCAAAAATAAGTGCACTGGGCTGCAATTTAATTTATATGGTAATCTGAATAGTGGCTgccttttgctttgctttgcgtTCTGCTGGTAGTTCTCTGAGCATTAACAGGTTGCTTGGGGCTCCTGGGTTGATGCTGGGTGACTAAACAAGTAAGCACCGACATGtttgaagagaaaaaaaaaacatctagatctCGTTTTCcacattttagtccaaaacTTGCAGTTACTAGCAGTACAAGGTCTGCGAGTAATAGGGTGAGTGGCGTCGGTGCTGTGTGCAGGAAGTGTGGATCTGGGGAAGATAAGTTTTTCTAAAGTGCAACTTGGCTAAAGTCAACTGACTAAAGATTTAGGTCACCACGTGGTCCACGCCCAAGTGGTTGGCCAATCTGAAACAACCCATGAAAAATCCACATTTTAAATTCCTTGAGACTGAGATGTGCCAATTGTGAAACAAAGTTTAATGACCCATCGATGCCTAGTCTTGAATCTTAAATTCGTTAAATAATTTCTTGAGAGATAATAATTCGTTAAATTAACAGTGAGAGATTACGGACGACAGCAAAATCTCTCCAAATAACAGTGGTAAGAGATATGGAACCGACCCCTCTCGCCGAGTTTACTTTTCGTTTTGCCGACCGCAGCACGAGAACGAAATCATTAAAACTGGAAGTATCTATGGAGGGCAAGGAGACAGGAGCGGCGCGCGCAGCGATTTAGGGTACGTACGTTCCTGGCGACGTGCTCGGGGCTCTTGTGCTCGCCGGTGCCGAAGTTGATGGGCACGAGCTCGTACTcgacgccggcctcctccaggGCCGCCACGCACCTCGTCACGTTCCACGACAGGGTCGGGCCGTACAGCTTCACCGGAGCCATCGCTAATCCCTTCTCACTCTCTCTCAAACCCCTCTCCTctgctctctttctctccttctctctggGCAAAGAGTCTCGATGGGTGGAGAAGAGCACGCTTGGGCCCCGGTTTAATAGGCAGTGGTGGACTGGAAGACGGGAACAGAACAGATGCGGCCGGCCGCGGAGTGGGTGCCGGGTAGCCGGTAGCGGTAGGTGAGGTGCGCGGTGGGTCAATGGCAGCAGCTTCCGTTTCTTTAACCATTTCAAGTACTACCAGTACTTGGATAATTAGTTTCCTGTGCTGATTAGTCGTATCGTGACCCTCCGTTAAGTTTATTTAGCGACAGACGCAAGTGCTGACGCTCGATTAGAATTTGCTCCACCGAGGCAGGGAGATGTGCGTGTCTCCTTTCCCCGTCAATTTTCATTTTAGTTTAGTTCACTGTATAGTTGAGTATCGTCCTTCCGAGGTTGTTTATTTAGGAACATCTGGTCTCACACGCCACTTAGTCTCACACACAAGTACTCACGACGTCTACTTATCATTAGTAATTGTAGTCCTGTGCATCAGCTTCAAACATAGCAGCCGCAGCCGGCCACACACACTTCCGGAGTTCTCGGTTGATTGGTGCGAGGCAATGTCCCCTCCTTATCCGTCCGCCACTCAGCCGGCGGGAAGAATGTGGATCCTGGATCTACGTTACGACATGGTATTAAggtttttgacaaaaaaaactaagggggggggggggggggggggggtggggggaagaagaaaacctTTCTCACACAGACCTAGAAAATCCCCCCTCATGGCCCACCCGTACACAGCGGCACCGCGGCGTCACGTGAGATCAAAGCCGGCTTTGACCTGTGCTTTGTTATGGGACAGACGAGGGGATTTTTTTAACCCTCCGGCCTGAAATTCGCTCCCAATGGGAGTCGAACCCAGGACCAAAGGGGTGCCACTAGAGCCTCTATGTTGGATGGTGCAATATAATAGGCTTTCTGACTATTGATCCCTCTCGTCGTCAACTAATTTCGTCGGAGGCGTAAAAGATGGTGAGAGTATTTGGTCGTTGCTAGTAATTCAACGAATGTTTTTTGTGTAGGGTACGTTTTTTCATTTAGACTTTCGTTTTTGTCTATTGGGCCCTAATTTTTGAAAATCTAGTGCTAGTTGTATATGTGGAATGGATATCAGGTCTGAATTGGTCTAACTTTTGAATGTGTTGGAAGACTCCCCCcaccccaaaaaaaaatgtgtaggAAGACATATCTAAGATGTTTGACTTTGTCctaaattatttttaatttttttaatttttttaatttatagACTTTTATtcgtcatgatatatattttcatacgtcctccgtccaacaaaagatatctcaagtttatcaaatTTTGGATGTACGTAGACATGaattagtgtatagatgcattcaaatttagtcaaagagGATACATtatttattggacggaggaagtaatataTTTATCATCCACCTTTTTGTCTCCACGGCTAGTCCTATCCTCAACCTTTGTCCACCTTTTTGTCTCCATGGCTAGTCCTGTCCTCAACCTTTGTGCGCATCAGATTGCTACTGGCCGGTGTTTTTGCTCCTATCATAGACGAAAGAGATGTTTATGGTTTATCTCGTGAAACGAACACGGCACACCATCCTACTTTTGTCCAAACAGAACGAAGGGTCGACTCGTCCTCGTGGTCCATAACACTGTTCTTAACGAAAACAGAAGATTGACATTTAATATGTCCTGGCCGGGATATACAGAGAAAACTCTAGAACTTGCACGATCCATTCTTAGGTGAAACATCACAAAGCACAGGACAAGAGTACTGCATTACGGGATCAATATTTCCTTGGAAATTTTCTGGATAACTCAGCAATGATGTGCTAGTTGTTTCGACTTGTCATCAGTCGCGGAATCGCCAAACAACCAAGAGAAGCTCCCTGAGTGTCACAATGCATTACTTTTGGCAGGGCGTGTCCCCAAAAGCACATGTCGATAATGGAAgtggaaaaagaaaggaaaacttATGCTTGGAGCGTAAGCAGGTAGCTCGAATGATAGATGACAGAAGTTGGAGTAGGTTGTCGGCGCAATGCAAAGAGGTTCCGTACCCGAGTTTGATGTAATGGCGATTTTTAATGTTTCCCGGGTTAAAATGTTTATCTCCTCTGGATTAAGTGTCAATTTAGAATAGTTTTTTAAAAGGTGTAGCCCACAGTACCTGCATATGCTCACGTAGGGAACGATCTGATTTTATTGATTCAAATCGATACATGATACAAATAACAaagatactcaacaaaatTAAAAGATTCATTGTAGTCCTTCGGAATAAACTTCTCTTAATCCATCATTTACATCTTGATACTTCTCCACGTAATCGTTGACAAAATTGCAGGATACCACgcttgcacaagctgaactaacttcaaaggttttgaaaagccaCATGAGCCGCCAGCTCAAACGGTGAGAACCTAAGATCACTGAACGCACTATGGCCGGGGTCATACCCCTTGTAAGACaagctgtaaaattatttctctgtcgatgaatcaacaagaaaaagatCAAAAATCCGAAAACACATGCAGTGAGAACCACTAACTTCATGGCACGTCTACACCAGAACGATGAATGAGCCAAGACACCAATCTTCTAGATGACGGCGTCTCCATCGAAAAAGCGTCCTcgaaaaacacacaaaaacctaacaaaaaaaaggtactcccttcgatccatattaattgtcgaaatattacatgtatctatacactttttaagtatagatacatctatatttaggcaaatttgagacaactaatatgaatcggagtgAATAGTAAAACTTGATGCCAGACATTGATCCGTGTTTCACTCACCTCTTATGAACagattggtttttttttaaaataagtTACGGACAAATTGGATGTGAGAGGGGAGAGGAACCACTCgagatagttttttttttaggggacgCTGGAGATAGATGGAAGCCACCACCTATCCTGCCGACCGATGCGGACAATCAACCTTGCGGCCGATGCGCAGTGTTGATGCGGCCCTTCTGGGGCGTGCCGGGGATAGGCCCACATTCGTGGAGTTGCCTCTTTCACCCAAACGCGTGAAGCGCCCGTGCGGACATACCGGACGGCCCAAACGGCCAAACCCGCGCGATAAAGCCCATGCTTGCCAGGTTCTCTCTCTGCTCGCTGGGTCCCTGCCCATTCCTTCCTCCGCAAGAACAAAACGAGTGGATACCGGGACAGGGCCCAACCGGAGTCCGGAGCATAGCTGctcgcggcgccggcgcggcacCAACTCGCTTGAACCGATGGGGCGGCTGCGCGCGTGCTCCCGTCTCTACCGCCTCCTCGAGaagaggccgccgccaccgagccCCACTCCGCCGCGCGTGCCGCACCTCTGCCCTCGCGCATCGCCCTTCTCATCGGCCGTGGCGGTCGCGCCCGCCGTGCCCCATGATGCCCGCGACTCTGGCCTCGGGAGTTCGGCCTACTGGGCCTGGAtccgggcggcggcagaggcggcTCCGGCACCCACGCCCCcacaggaagaggaggaggaaggcctGGCGCGCTACATCCCCGTCAAGGCCTACTTCCTCTCCACCAGGTGAGTTAGAACGTGCGCAGGTGATTGCACGGCAGGTGTTTGGTAATTTTTCTGAAAGGAAGACCTTGCATGCTACTGCGTTCTTACATGGACGGTCACGTTGGTTTGATGCAGGGGGATAAAACGATgtattttgtttgattttctttctCCCCCTTTGTGGCAGCATTGATCTGAAGAGCATGCAGGCGGAGCATGGGGCTGACGTGGTGCCTCCATCGACCCGATCGCTAAACTACATTGCGCTCCGATACTCTGAATTCCCTCCAGAGATCATGGTTAGTGCTTCCAATTTAGCATCACAAACTTAGCCAAGTGCTTTTATTTGTTGATCCCTGAACGTGCTGTCATAATTTTCGAACCATGCTCTGTTGTAATGTAGCAGCACATAATATAACCCCCTTTACCTAATGTTTTTGTAGGACATTGGAGTGAAGGATAACAGATTTTGCTATCGCTATGTGGTTGTCTTCCAATATGGCTCTGCTGTGCTTTTCAATATTGCTGATCATGAAGCTGAGCACTATCTTGATATGATCAGGAATCATGCTTCAGGTTGGCTTCCAGAAATGAGAAAAGATGGTATGTCTATTGCTGTTCACTGGCTGGCCTATAAATTTTTAACATAATGAAGACTGCCTGTGACCAACTAGGCGAATGCACCTAGCCTGTGGACTATGGCAAAATCATAGTTCTAGGTGGAGCCTAGCATTTAATCTGCTTTTAGAACAATGAACCTGTATTATATTTTCACATTTTTGGCATCTATCCACTGTGACCAGATTATGCAGTTGTTGAGAAGCCATCCTTGACAACATGGATGAAAGGAGGTCTTGATTATATAGTTCTTAAAAGTTTAGACACTGATGGAATTCGCATCATCTCAAGTGTTCTCGGTCAAAGTATTGCTCTTGATCATTACATACGGCAGGTACTGGAATTGAGCAAAATTAAAGACACAATTTCCATGTTGCAAGGTTTAAGCTTCATTCTTATTCAAAGACATCTCTGCTACTTTTAATAGGTCGATGATATGGTTGAGGAATTTACTGAAATCAATCGTATCATGGAGAAGACTGGGGACTTCAcaatgaaaagaaagaagctgTTTCAACTTGTGGGCAAGGCTAATTCTAATCTTGCAGATGTTATCATCAGGCTTGGCCTTTTTGACAGGTATTTCTTTATTCTAAGTGTCACACTCCCTTTTCTGGATTGGAAGGAAGTTCATTACGTGCCAATCCCACGTGTTGTGGTGTTATGGAATAGAAGGCATGCAACTCGTCTAAAACAGATGATGGCATGTAACTAGAGATGCTACTTAGGTATCTCATGTCCTACATGTATGTGTTACTCACAGGATATACTTGAGGACAAAATAATCATGCAATACATATGCTGTTCATCGAAAGCTTTCCTCAATTTCAAGAAAGGTTGATGCATTTGGTATCCAAGCATAGAAACTATAGAATGCCACAGTTCTCTTTATTTTCCCTGCATGTTTACTCTCCCAGTATCCCTGGATGATATATGTTCTCTGTTTGTTCTGTTGCGCTGTCACTGTGTGGACCCAGCTTTTACTTTCACCAGCTGTGTTGCTTTTGTAATTGCCATTTTGCTTCTAGAAAAATACTCTTTTCTCCTGCAAGAATCAATATATTTCAAAGGAAATTAATAATTTTATATCCCATGGCTAATTAATTACTGTTGATTTGGTGTGCTCCCTTTAATTTCACATTGTGAAAATTTCTCTGTCAAGTTTATCTAAGCTTACAAAACCGGCATATACCTCATATGACTAAATTTGGGAATTCATCAAATATAAGGCAGGGCAAATATCTTTTTGAAACGATACAGGGTATATAATCTGTCTGCATGACTTTGGATTTCTATTCCAACTAAAGATAGAACCACAGATGATACACTATACCATGTGCAAAGACATCAGAATATGTAAATACGCTTGCAGCAATAATTTGCTGTTATAACCAAAGAACCAGATATACACTCTGAAACTATCTTCGGGATTGGCTAAGATAATTATGGAAAAAAGACAGTATTAAATTTAAACTGATATACATAACATCAATGATAATATCTCCTTGTTTCTTGTGGTAATATGAACCACATGTTTTTATCCAGGTCAGAAATTGCTTGGAAAAATGCAAATTATGCGCAAATCTTGGAGTACCTTCGAGAAGAATATGAACTGAATCAACGTTTTGGAAGCCTAGATTTCAAACTGAAATTCGTAGAGGTAAGTGCCTGTTGTGTCATTCTTCTTGAGTGCAAtacttgtttttttccttccgaGTTCTTATTTTCACCTACAATTTATTGTAACAGCACAATGTTCATTTTCTTCAAGAAGTGCTCCAAAATAGGCGATCAGATTTGCTGGAGTGGG
The Brachypodium distachyon strain Bd21 chromosome 2, Brachypodium_distachyon_v3.0, whole genome shotgun sequence genome window above contains:
- the LOC100830209 gene encoding uncharacterized protein LOC100830209, whose amino-acid sequence is MGRLRACSRLYRLLEKRPPPPSPTPPRVPHLCPRASPFSSAVAVAPAVPHDARDSGLGSSAYWAWIRAAAEAAPAPTPPQEEEEEGLARYIPVKAYFLSTSIDLKSMQAEHGADVVPPSTRSLNYIALRYSEFPPEIMDIGVKDNRFCYRYVVVFQYGSAVLFNIADHEAEHYLDMIRNHASGWLPEMRKDDYAVVEKPSLTTWMKGGLDYIVLKSLDTDGIRIISSVLGQSIALDHYIRQVDDMVEEFTEINRIMEKTGDFTMKRKKLFQLVGKANSNLADVIIRLGLFDRSEIAWKNANYAQILEYLREEYELNQRFGSLDFKLKFVEHNVHFLQEVLQNRRSDLLEWGVIILLTIEIVISLYEIIKDSNMMS